Proteins from a genomic interval of Bombyx mori chromosome 8, ASM3026992v2:
- the LOC101739614 gene encoding uncharacterized protein LOC101739614 yields MCYICNCFAWTLDLIQRAITFALACLMAFAVCFGLTIAIVAGIAYGYNYSMAEFLTFTRTNVSVFMRRGQFLDTPDLFGKNRRMGNHDDAFSTNITNDYQDENRRSDSRSLSDSWNAAEETRRYAEKLTKYAAEKSYDTEIDAPNNIYSKISLSPVLTEIPIFGIPTAVWKSGSSKIIMRNFPPVEEITSAIKSLKDYDDENFHKNNNTNSNERTNNSSESNISKEKNEDGVSENLTTLNSLSFSTYKAPPVLDYPSEDVEEDKIIYKPV; encoded by the exons ATGTGCTACATTTGCAACTGCTTCGCTTGGACTCTTGATCTTATACAAAG AGCTATCACTTTTGCATTGGCATGTCTAATGGCTTTCGCCGTGTGCTTTGGGCTCACCATTGCTATAGTGGCTGGTATAGCGTATGGCTACAATTACTCTATGGCTGAGTTCTTAACATTCACTA gaACTAACGTCTCAGTATTCATGCGTCGAGGACAATTCCTGGATACACCTGATCTTTTTGGCAAAAATAGAAGAATGGGAAATCACGATGAtg CATTCTCTACAAATATAACAAACGATTATCAAGACGAAAACCGTAGGAGTGACAGTAGATCACTTTCTGACTCGTGGAACGCAGCCGAAGAGACCAGAAGATACGCTGAGAAACTGACAAAATACGCTGCTGAGAAGTCTTACGATACAGAA ATCGATGCACccaataatatttattccaaAATAAGCTTGTCTCCGGTTCTAACGGAAATTCCGATCTTTGGAATTCCAACGGCCGTATGGAAAAGCGGCTCATCGAAAATAATCATGAGGAATTTTCCTCCCGTCGAAGAAATAACTTCAGCTATCAAATCGCTCAAGGATTATGATGAcgagaattttcataaaaataataatactaattcgAATGAAAGAACAAATAACAGTTCCGAATCAAATATATCAAAAGAGAAAAATGAAGATGGTGTAAG tgaaaaCTTAACAACGCTGAACTCATTGAGTTTCTCAACATACAAAGCTCCGCCGGTTCTGGACTATCCATCTGAAGACGTCGAAGAAGATAAGATAATTTACAAGCCAGTGTGA